Proteins from a genomic interval of Methanoplanus endosymbiosus:
- a CDS encoding flavodoxin family protein, translating into MKVTGFVGSPRKNGNTAALVFKTLEGAEKAGAETELIYLCDYDFKDCQGCMNCKVNDSCRLEDGMQELYGKIRDSDAIVFGTPVYFSHMSGLMKSFIDRMYALIDKEYNSRIDAGMKYAVVMTQGNPDRAAFKDITKTFDFAMHFFKGVNSGWVVAGGLAKPKDVLEHEDILDEAFETGIKLAGQRALYEK; encoded by the coding sequence ATGAAAGTAACAGGTTTTGTGGGAAGTCCAAGGAAAAACGGAAACACAGCAGCACTGGTATTCAAGACACTCGAAGGAGCAGAAAAGGCAGGAGCAGAGACCGAACTTATATATCTCTGCGATTATGACTTCAAAGACTGCCAGGGATGTATGAACTGCAAGGTAAATGACAGTTGCAGACTTGAAGACGGGATGCAGGAATTATATGGCAAAATCAGAGACTCAGATGCGATAGTATTCGGCACTCCGGTGTACTTCTCCCATATGTCAGGTCTGATGAAAAGTTTTATCGACAGAATGTATGCACTGATTGACAAAGAATACAATTCAAGAATAGATGCCGGAATGAAATACGCAGTTGTCATGACACAGGGCAACCCGGACAGGGCAGCATTCAAAGATATTACAAAGACCTTTGACTTTGCAATGCACTTCTTTAAAGGTGTAAATTCCGGATGGGTAGTCGCAGGCGGACTTGCAAAGCCAAAAGATGTACTAGAACATGAGGATATACTTGACGAGGCGTTTGAGACCGGAATTAAACTTGCAGGTCAGAGGGCACTATATGAAAAATGA
- a CDS encoding diacylglycerol/polyprenol kinase family protein: MREIFRKTSHMLFGLLITAFILLSPHDFAVQVMTAVVFVSVAIADAISKGYNIPLFSIIVNKMERDVKVPGKGAIIFFISALLCTVIFSKDYAAIAILVLSVTDGISTIVGTKFGKHRLYGKKSWEGTAAGLIAGFIVLLPFTTIFIAVIAAIAGSVTELLSPIDDNLTVPFVVCIAVYSLQFF; the protein is encoded by the coding sequence ATGAGAGAAATATTCAGAAAGACCTCACACATGCTGTTTGGTCTTCTCATCACTGCATTCATACTTTTATCACCCCACGACTTCGCCGTGCAGGTTATGACGGCCGTTGTCTTCGTATCAGTCGCAATTGCGGATGCGATATCCAAAGGCTACAATATACCCCTGTTCTCAATAATAGTAAACAAAATGGAGAGGGATGTCAAAGTCCCCGGCAAAGGTGCCATAATATTCTTCATAAGCGCCCTCCTCTGCACAGTAATATTCTCCAAAGACTACGCCGCAATTGCAATACTTGTCCTCTCAGTAACAGACGGAATCTCAACAATAGTCGGGACGAAGTTTGGAAAACACAGACTATACGGCAAAAAATCCTGGGAAGGAACCGCAGCCGGACTCATTGCCGGATTTATTGTTCTTCTGCCATTTACAACCATATTCATTGCAGTTATTGCCGCCATAGCCGGCTCGGTTACCGAACTGCTCTCACCAATAGACGACAACCTGACTGTGCCTTTCGTGGTCTGTATTGCAGTATATTCCCTTCAGTTCTTCTGA
- a CDS encoding PIN domain-containing protein gives MPLADTCFILDLLEGNVKAICILEELKKKEIEISSTIFTNIELYQGIGNKSGNPKADYDKINNILKRFPIERYCPSDSEMCGIYCRDLKCRKKNPVRKLRGYDIAIAAIAHRTGQAVITRDNHFTNRYNVPVISY, from the coding sequence TTGCCTTTAGCAGACACCTGCTTTATACTGGACCTCCTGGAAGGGAACGTAAAAGCAATTTGTATTCTGGAAGAGTTAAAAAAGAAAGAGATTGAAATTTCAAGTACCATATTTACAAACATAGAACTCTATCAGGGCATAGGAAATAAATCAGGCAACCCTAAAGCCGATTATGATAAAATAAACAACATACTCAAAAGGTTCCCTATAGAAAGATATTGTCCTTCAGACAGTGAAATGTGCGGCATATATTGCCGTGATCTCAAGTGCCGGAAGAAAAATCCCGTCCGGAAACTCAGAGGGTATGATATAGCCATTGCAGCAATAGCACACCGCACAGGACAGGCTGTCATTACAAGAGATAATCATTTCACAAACCGCTACAATGTCCCTGTAATATCATACTGA
- a CDS encoding antitoxin VapB family protein, which produces MAQSANPQPQRKTITISIDTFNRIKARKGENDTYDDVICRFIAEPRVRDKYDEMLEELKANREDYKRIAGYVREEREETDKITEKKEKEKPVEE; this is translated from the coding sequence ATGGCTCAGAGTGCAAACCCTCAACCGCAGAGGAAGACGATAACTATCAGCATAGACACATTTAACCGTATTAAAGCAAGAAAAGGGGAAAATGACACATATGATGATGTTATATGCAGATTCATTGCAGAACCACGTGTCAGGGACAAATATGATGAAATGCTTGAAGAACTTAAAGCCAATCGCGAGGACTATAAACGAATTGCAGGATATGTTCGTGAAGAAAGGGAAGAAACAGATAAGATAACAGAAAAGAAAGAAAAAGAAAAACCGGTAGAGGAATAA
- a CDS encoding type I restriction endonuclease subunit R produces the protein MNNSSTYGDFKQMAAGDYTEKQFETDIEYSLCTNGGYTRGNPEQFNRSLALDTKTLLSFIKETQPKEWKKYVGIYGSDSEKAFLERFTRETARTGIIRVLRQGINDRGCRFRVVFWKPETAINEESTERYAKNILHCTRQLHYSPANENSLDIVLFVNGIPVVSIELKNQFTGQNVKNAIGQYRFDRNSRDPVFEFKKRIIVHFAVDLCNVYMTTRLNGAKTKFIPFNQGSNGAGEVGGAGNPITYGKYQTSYLWEKVLTKDCLLEILHKYLHIKTETTTDSNGKTETKETLIFPRYHQLDVVTKLLSDIKENGAGKNYLIQHSAGSGKSNSIAWLAHRLSGLHDSSDEKIFKSTIVVTDRRVLDSQLQDTIYQFDHVEGVVVKIDKNSKQLRDAINSGAGIIITTLQKFPVIFKEIKSGNRNFAVIVDEAHSSQTGEAAKKLKTALADTEEILEEYAKAELEEEEKRPDEEDRLVAEIAAQGRHKNLSFFAFTATPKDKTLQMFGVRQPDGKYRAFHIYSMRQAIEEGFILDVLKNYMTYSMYYRIIKNIPNDPELDTAAGIKAIRRYESLHPHNIAQKTIIMVEHFRNQTKNQIGGRAKAMVVTPSRLHAVRYCFEFKRYIKEKGYRDLDVLVAFSGDITDEGMTWTEEKINRTESGEQIKEKQLPKEFHENFNILIVAEKYQTGFDEPYLHTMFVDKKLSGVKAVQTLSRINRTAEGKESTFVLDFVNSAEDIREAFQQYYEATILAEETNPNVLYDLKYTLDDFRIYRESEISSFAEIFFADREEKEMGKLSATLQPAMDRFAAKSIEERETFRTTLSRFIRIYGFITQVCRMSDKDLHKFSAYAKFLSTVLPKGEKVTVDLDDKILLQYYRLEKSFGGSIVMEKHDDYSIDPIKGEAGVKKEKKDTLTKLLDRINEKFGTDFTEMDKVLLQIENDIRAEESLVNFAQNNDERVFRPVFEKVFKDIAIQRYEQNDEFFIRMFNDSSFMQYTMDLMRSDIYRKIKTAQV, from the coding sequence ATGAATAACAGTTCAACATACGGGGATTTTAAGCAGATGGCAGCCGGAGATTACACAGAAAAACAGTTTGAGACCGATATAGAATATTCACTCTGCACAAACGGGGGTTATACCAGGGGAAACCCGGAACAGTTCAACCGCAGTCTTGCTCTTGACACCAAAACACTGCTCTCATTCATTAAGGAAACACAGCCAAAGGAGTGGAAAAAATATGTCGGCATATACGGCAGTGACAGCGAGAAAGCATTCCTTGAGAGATTTACAAGGGAAACCGCAAGAACAGGCATCATCCGGGTACTCCGGCAGGGAATAAACGACAGGGGCTGCAGATTCAGGGTAGTCTTCTGGAAGCCGGAGACAGCAATCAACGAAGAGTCAACAGAACGCTACGCCAAAAATATTCTCCACTGCACAAGACAGCTCCACTACTCCCCGGCAAATGAGAACAGCCTTGATATTGTGCTTTTCGTAAACGGAATTCCGGTTGTGTCAATCGAACTCAAAAACCAGTTCACCGGCCAGAATGTAAAAAACGCAATCGGGCAGTACAGATTTGACAGAAATTCCCGTGATCCCGTATTTGAATTCAAAAAGAGAATTATTGTTCACTTCGCAGTTGACCTCTGCAACGTCTATATGACCACCCGCCTAAACGGAGCGAAAACAAAATTCATACCCTTCAATCAGGGATCAAACGGAGCAGGCGAGGTAGGAGGTGCCGGAAACCCCATAACCTACGGAAAATACCAGACCTCATATCTCTGGGAAAAAGTTCTAACAAAAGACTGCCTGCTTGAAATCCTTCACAAATACCTCCACATCAAAACCGAAACCACAACAGACAGCAATGGAAAGACAGAGACAAAAGAGACCCTCATCTTCCCAAGATACCATCAGCTTGACGTTGTAACAAAACTCCTATCAGACATAAAAGAGAACGGAGCAGGCAAAAATTATCTCATACAGCACAGCGCCGGAAGCGGAAAGTCAAACTCCATCGCATGGCTTGCACACCGGCTCTCAGGACTGCATGACAGCTCAGATGAAAAAATATTCAAATCTACAATAGTCGTCACCGACAGAAGAGTACTCGACAGCCAGCTACAGGACACCATCTATCAGTTCGACCATGTCGAAGGTGTCGTTGTAAAAATAGACAAAAACTCAAAACAGCTTAGAGATGCCATCAACTCCGGTGCAGGAATAATCATCACAACACTTCAGAAATTCCCCGTAATCTTTAAGGAAATAAAATCAGGCAACAGAAATTTTGCAGTCATTGTGGATGAAGCACATTCGTCACAGACCGGAGAAGCGGCAAAAAAGCTCAAAACAGCCCTTGCAGACACAGAAGAGATCCTTGAGGAATACGCAAAAGCAGAACTCGAAGAAGAGGAGAAGCGACCTGACGAAGAAGACAGGTTAGTCGCCGAAATTGCAGCACAGGGCCGGCATAAAAACCTCTCATTCTTCGCCTTCACCGCAACACCCAAAGACAAAACACTTCAGATGTTCGGAGTCAGACAGCCGGACGGCAAATACAGGGCATTTCACATCTACTCAATGCGTCAGGCCATTGAAGAAGGATTCATTCTGGACGTTTTGAAAAACTACATGACATACAGCATGTACTACCGGATAATCAAAAACATACCCAATGATCCGGAGCTTGATACAGCCGCAGGAATAAAAGCAATAAGGCGGTACGAAAGCCTTCACCCCCACAACATCGCACAAAAGACCATAATTATGGTTGAGCACTTCCGGAATCAGACTAAAAACCAGATCGGCGGCAGGGCAAAGGCAATGGTCGTCACACCCTCACGCCTGCATGCAGTAAGGTACTGCTTTGAGTTTAAGCGGTACATCAAAGAGAAAGGATACAGAGACCTTGATGTTTTAGTCGCCTTCTCCGGCGACATAACAGACGAAGGTATGACATGGACAGAAGAGAAGATAAACAGGACAGAATCCGGTGAACAGATTAAGGAAAAACAGCTCCCAAAAGAATTTCATGAAAATTTCAATATCCTCATTGTAGCAGAGAAATACCAGACCGGATTTGATGAGCCGTATCTTCACACAATGTTTGTCGATAAAAAGCTCAGCGGAGTAAAAGCAGTTCAGACACTCTCACGGATAAACAGAACTGCCGAAGGCAAAGAAAGCACATTTGTTCTGGACTTTGTAAACTCCGCTGAAGATATCCGGGAGGCATTTCAGCAGTATTACGAGGCAACAATACTTGCAGAGGAGACGAATCCCAATGTCCTCTATGATCTCAAATACACCCTTGATGACTTCCGGATATACAGGGAATCAGAGATAAGCTCTTTTGCAGAGATTTTCTTTGCAGACCGGGAGGAAAAGGAGATGGGAAAACTCTCTGCAACACTTCAGCCTGCAATGGACAGGTTTGCTGCAAAATCTATTGAAGAGCGTGAAACATTCAGAACAACACTCTCACGCTTCATCCGGATATATGGGTTTATCACTCAGGTATGCAGGATGTCTGACAAAGATCTGCACAAATTCAGTGCATATGCAAAATTCCTCTCAACCGTACTTCCAAAAGGTGAGAAAGTAACTGTGGACCTTGACGATAAGATCCTTCTTCAGTACTACAGACTTGAAAAGAGCTTTGGAGGATCAATTGTCATGGAGAAACATGATGACTATTCAATTGATCCAATCAAAGGAGAAGCCGGAGTTAAAAAAGAGAAGAAAGACACACTCACAAAACTTCTTGACCGGATAAATGAAAAGTTCGGCACAGACTTTACCGAGATGGATAAGGTTTTGCTACAGATTGAAAATGATATCCGGGCCGAAGAGAGCCTTGTCAATTTTGCACAGAACAATGATGAGCGTGTGTTCAGGCCGGTCTTTGAAAAAGTGTTCAAAGATATAGCAATTCAGAGGTATGAGCAGAATGATGAATTCTTCATCCGCATGTTCAATGATTCTTCATTTATGCAGTACACAATGGACCTGATGCGTTCAGACATATACAGGAAAATTAAGACTGCACAGGTCTGA
- a CDS encoding nucleotidyltransferase family protein: protein MAVSDTGMRFLEVMQMSGSYVSIREEVLKKLERELPYLQEEFDIETIGIFGSVSRGEDTPDSDVDVLYTFKHGAVGIRKFLDLADFLENLFGRKVELVSEKYLSPYIRPYVEADVVLYGADAGF, encoded by the coding sequence ATGGCGGTATCAGATACGGGCATGAGATTTTTGGAGGTTATGCAGATGAGCGGTTCATATGTCAGTATTCGTGAAGAGGTTTTAAAAAAACTTGAGCGTGAGCTGCCTTATCTTCAGGAAGAGTTTGATATTGAAACGATAGGGATTTTTGGTTCTGTAAGCAGGGGAGAGGATACGCCTGACAGCGATGTCGATGTGCTTTATACATTTAAGCACGGTGCTGTTGGAATCCGGAAGTTTCTGGACCTTGCTGATTTTCTGGAAAACCTGTTCGGAAGAAAGGTTGAGCTTGTATCCGAAAAGTATCTGAGTCCTTATATCAGACCTTATGTTGAAGCCGATGTTGTTTTGTATGGTGCGGATGCGGGTTTTTAG
- a CDS encoding ATP-binding protein, with translation MINNSDYELLTAKQNLKKEDVVRCLDYTTYFDLVKIPLPTEIDKIIHYLAEERIVILEDNGLYSITNLGAIMFARKLSYFPGIFRKSIRVIQYRGNNRIEAVREYEELKGYASGFEGLITYISGLLPMSEVIVSGMRRTVSSYPMDAVRELIANALIHQDLSVTGAGPMIEIFESRIEITNPGAPLVDVWRIIDNPPRSRNEILSSLMRRIGFCEERGSGWDKVVSLCELSQLPVPKIEEYEEFTRVTMYSHIPYNKMTHEERLWACYMHACLKQVSNDYMTNKSLRERFGLSPSKNSAISKLIKDALTKDLIKPFDPDTAPRYMKYVPIWA, from the coding sequence ATGATCAATAACTCAGATTATGAACTGCTGACTGCAAAGCAGAATCTAAAGAAGGAGGATGTTGTCAGGTGTCTGGATTATACCACATATTTTGACCTGGTTAAAATACCTCTTCCAACTGAGATTGATAAGATTATTCATTATCTTGCAGAGGAGCGTATTGTAATTTTGGAGGACAACGGGCTGTATTCAATAACAAACCTTGGTGCGATCATGTTTGCCCGGAAACTGTCCTATTTTCCGGGAATTTTCAGAAAGAGCATCAGGGTTATTCAGTACAGGGGCAATAACCGGATTGAAGCAGTCCGTGAGTATGAAGAGTTAAAGGGCTATGCATCAGGCTTTGAAGGACTTATTACATACATAAGCGGGCTTTTGCCAATGTCCGAGGTTATCGTATCCGGTATGAGAAGAACTGTCTCTTCTTATCCGATGGATGCAGTCCGCGAACTTATCGCAAATGCACTTATTCATCAGGACTTATCAGTTACCGGTGCAGGCCCTATGATTGAGATATTTGAAAGCCGTATTGAGATCACCAATCCGGGGGCACCGCTTGTTGATGTCTGGCGTATTATTGACAATCCTCCAAGGTCACGCAATGAGATACTCTCCTCTCTGATGCGAAGAATTGGTTTTTGTGAAGAGCGTGGAAGCGGATGGGACAAAGTGGTTTCTCTTTGTGAGTTATCCCAGCTCCCGGTGCCTAAGATTGAGGAGTATGAGGAATTTACCAGAGTGACGATGTACAGCCACATCCCTTACAATAAGATGACTCATGAGGAGAGATTGTGGGCCTGTTACATGCATGCATGTCTAAAGCAGGTCAGCAATGATTACATGACCAATAAGTCCCTTCGCGAGCGTTTTGGTCTTTCTCCCTCAAAGAATTCCGCAATTTCCAAACTGATTAAAGACGCTCTTACCAAAGATCTCATAAAACCCTTTGACCCCGACACAGCACCGAGGTATATGAAATATGTACCCATCTGGGCGTGA
- a CDS encoding type II toxin-antitoxin system HicA family toxin codes for MKAVSGKKFCSLLESHGWELKRISGSHHIYCKFGDPNRITVPVHGNTSLKIGLQKHLMKLSGIDESEL; via the coding sequence TTGAAAGCCGTCAGTGGTAAAAAATTCTGTAGTCTTCTGGAATCACATGGATGGGAACTAAAGAGAATTTCCGGAAGTCACCACATATATTGCAAATTTGGAGATCCAAACAGAATTACTGTTCCTGTACATGGAAATACTTCACTAAAAATTGGTTTACAGAAGCATCTGATGAAACTTTCAGGTATTGACGAATCAGAACTCTGA
- a CDS encoding type II toxin-antitoxin system HicB family antitoxin has product MKLKVIIHEAEEGGFWAEVPSIPGCVTQGETFDELLANLYDAVEGCLSVDVQDLSLSGKDRIMEIAV; this is encoded by the coding sequence ATGAAACTGAAAGTAATCATTCATGAGGCAGAAGAAGGTGGATTCTGGGCAGAAGTCCCTTCAATTCCTGGATGTGTAACTCAGGGTGAAACTTTTGATGAATTACTTGCCAATCTTTATGACGCAGTTGAAGGGTGTCTGTCTGTAGATGTACAGGACCTTTCTCTTTCAGGAAAAGACAGAATCATGGAGATAGCGGTTTGA
- a CDS encoding restriction endonuclease subunit S: MRSMKDSGVEWIGEIPEYWNLRKLSHLLTSIGSGTTPKNKVDYYKGDISWLNTGDLNDGQISQIKKTVSELAVKDYSALKIYPENSVVIAMYGATIGKLGIITSPTTTNQACCVMTCGTELIPLYLYYSLFGMRPYILTLAYGAGQPNISANTIRFLPILLPSLNEQTRIASFLDKKCAAIDSAIKNQRASIDKLKEYRQAVITEAVTKGLNPDVPMKDSGVEWIGEIPEKWDVTKVSMLYNVILGKMLSNNPSDEFDSLENYLCAANLKWDGIRIDEVKRMWFSETEKSRYLLTKGDIVVTEGGDIGVSSEYLGEASPCYIQNAVHKVTAKDKSASNKLFYYWMCAVKNSGYLDLICNKATIAHYTKEKLSTTPVLAIPIKEQTEIAAYLDKKCSVIDKTVSGKEKLIEKLEEYKKSLIYEAVTGKIEVPT; the protein is encoded by the coding sequence ATGAGATCAATGAAGGATTCCGGTGTTGAGTGGATTGGTGAGATTCCGGAATATTGGAATTTAAGAAAATTAAGCCATTTACTCACAAGTATAGGAAGTGGAACCACCCCTAAGAACAAAGTCGATTACTATAAAGGGGATATTTCTTGGTTAAACACTGGTGATCTGAATGATGGACAGATTTCTCAAATTAAAAAAACAGTATCTGAACTTGCTGTAAAAGATTATTCCGCCTTAAAAATATATCCTGAAAACTCAGTTGTTATTGCAATGTATGGTGCAACAATTGGTAAATTGGGAATTATTACCTCACCTACAACCACCAACCAAGCATGTTGTGTAATGACATGTGGCACTGAGCTAATTCCTTTATACTTATATTATTCTTTGTTTGGAATGCGACCATATATATTGACTTTAGCATATGGAGCAGGTCAACCAAATATCAGTGCTAATACAATTCGGTTTTTACCCATATTATTGCCCTCCTTAAATGAACAAACCCGCATCGCCTCATTCCTTGACAAAAAATGTGCCGCGATTGACTCTGCAATAAAAAATCAGCGGGCATCAATTGATAAGCTGAAGGAATACCGGCAGGCAGTGATAACTGAGGCTGTGACAAAGGGCCTTAATCCTGATGTGCCGATGAAGGATTCCGGGGTTGAATGGATTGGTGAGATTCCGGAAAAGTGGGATGTAACAAAAGTTTCAATGCTCTACAATGTAATTTTGGGGAAGATGCTTAGCAATAATCCTTCAGATGAATTTGATTCTTTGGAAAATTATCTGTGTGCAGCCAACTTAAAATGGGACGGAATACGGATTGATGAAGTAAAGCGAATGTGGTTTTCTGAGACTGAAAAATCTCGTTATCTATTAACAAAAGGGGATATTGTCGTTACTGAAGGTGGGGATATTGGTGTCTCATCAGAATATCTTGGAGAAGCAAGTCCTTGTTATATTCAGAATGCTGTTCATAAAGTAACTGCAAAGGATAAAAGTGCAAGCAATAAATTATTTTATTATTGGATGTGTGCTGTTAAAAATTCAGGATACTTAGATTTAATCTGCAATAAGGCAACCATTGCTCATTATACAAAAGAAAAATTATCCACAACTCCTGTTTTAGCTATTCCTATAAAAGAACAAACCGAAATCGCTGCATATCTTGACAAAAAATGCAGTGTGATTGATAAAACAGTGTCCGGGAAGGAGAAACTTATTGAGAAACTTGAGGAGTATAAAAAATCACTGATATATGAGGCAGTTACCGGAAAGATTGAGGTCCCGACATAG
- a CDS encoding PDDEXK nuclease domain-containing protein has protein sequence MTSEDNLNSDSDYCSLQSDDIYQNVRRSVITAQKQVYTAVNSAMVQAYWEIGEQISLACGENFRAEYGKNLLKFLSEKLTEEFGRGFDITNLRKMRQFYIVFPIRDALRLELSWTHYRHLMRISDTNARNFYMDECVKSNWSSRQLERQITTFFYERLLASQDKEGLVKEVESTEPKPEYEQIIKDPYVLEFLNLEANPKFYERDLEEALITNLQNFLLELGRGFSFVSRQKRISFDGRNFYIDLVFYNYILKCFVLIDLKLGDLTHQDLGQMQMYVNYYTREMKNEGDNPPVGIVLCADKSDAVVKYTLPEDNSQIFASKYMQYIPTEEEFKRELNLDGFRKINDDDPEDNGDEV, from the coding sequence ATGACATCTGAAGATAATTTAAATTCTGATTCTGATTATTGCTCCCTCCAATCAGATGACATTTACCAGAATGTCCGCAGGAGTGTTATTACAGCACAGAAACAGGTCTATACTGCTGTAAATTCTGCAATGGTTCAGGCATACTGGGAAATTGGCGAGCAGATAAGCCTGGCGTGTGGTGAGAATTTTCGTGCAGAATACGGCAAAAATCTTCTGAAATTCCTGTCTGAAAAGCTTACAGAAGAGTTTGGACGCGGTTTTGACATTACAAATCTCAGGAAGATGCGACAGTTTTATATAGTGTTTCCAATTCGAGACGCACTGCGTCTCGAATTGAGTTGGACGCATTACAGACATTTAATGCGGATTTCAGACACAAATGCACGTAATTTCTATATGGACGAATGTGTAAAATCAAACTGGAGTTCAAGACAGCTTGAACGGCAGATTACAACATTTTTCTATGAGCGGCTTCTTGCAAGCCAGGATAAGGAGGGTCTCGTAAAAGAAGTTGAATCTACTGAGCCAAAACCGGAATATGAGCAGATAATAAAAGACCCTTATGTTCTGGAATTTTTAAACCTTGAAGCGAACCCGAAATTCTACGAGAGGGATTTGGAAGAGGCACTTATTACAAACCTGCAAAATTTCCTGCTTGAACTTGGACGAGGATTTTCATTTGTTTCAAGGCAGAAGAGAATTTCCTTTGACGGTCGCAACTTCTATATTGATCTTGTTTTTTACAATTATATTCTAAAATGCTTTGTTCTGATTGACCTGAAGCTCGGTGATCTTACTCATCAGGATTTAGGTCAGATGCAGATGTATGTGAACTACTATACCCGTGAGATGAAAAACGAAGGCGATAATCCTCCGGTTGGAATTGTTCTCTGCGCTGACAAAAGCGATGCTGTTGTAAAATACACCCTGCCTGAGGACAATTCACAGATTTTTGCATCTAAATACATGCAGTATATCCCGACAGAAGAAGAATTTAAGCGTGAACTGAACCTCGATGGCTTCCGGAAAATAAACGATGACGATCCGGAAGACAACGGTGATGAAGTATGA